A genomic window from Gossypium hirsutum isolate 1008001.06 chromosome D10, Gossypium_hirsutum_v2.1, whole genome shotgun sequence includes:
- the LOC107887995 gene encoding uncharacterized protein At2g29880-like codes for MLGVPESIVPSQSSRGTKRKWVPEEDAALVSCMVDLHNIGTFNADTGFKAGYLNELEKMLEKALPNAMLKARPNIESRIRLLKRDWSIVYDMLNGQNNSGFGWDDHRQVIVAENAVWDSYLKSHKEAGQFKHRSFPYYDQLTTIYAKDRATGKDAQTAADILEEINAEDVPSADINEDRNEYYDCDANVSFDDMDVSATEPQTDKNQGGSSSSKRKKKNSDTTGHFSSSVNNAATLLAENMWAIGEQISRSIASDVVVHQGIQQKVANLYPTLCEIEGLTMDERFQALSKIPDHPTQMVVFFSLPSDVRLEWVRRFLADH; via the exons atgttaGGTGTTCCAGAATCAATTGTTCCTTCACAATcatctcgaggaaccaaaaggaaatgggttccagaagaagatgcagcacTGGTTTCCTGCATGGTGGACTTGCACAATATTGGGACATTTAACGCTGATacggggttcaaagccggttactTAAACGAGTTAGAAAAAATGTTAGAGAAGGCTTTACCTAATGCGATGTTGAAGGCAAGACCTAATATCGAGTCAAGGATTAGGTTACTGAAAAGAGATTGGTCAATAgtttatgacatgcttaatggccaaaacaatagcggttttggttgggacgaccATAGGCAGGTCATTGTTGCTGAAAATGCGGTCTGGGACTCTTATTTAAAG agtcataaagaagccgGTCAGTTCAAACATCGTAGTTTCCCTTACTATGACCAACTTACTACCATATACGCAAAAGATCgagcgactgggaaagacgctcaaacagccGCTGACattcttgaagaaataaatgctgaGGATGTACCTTCTGCCGATATTAATGAAGACAGAAACGAATACTATGATTGCGATGCTAATGTCTCTTtcgatgacatggatgtttctgccaCGGAGCCGCAAACAGACAaaaaccaagggggttcctcatcttcaaagaggaaaaaaaagaattCTGATACAACtggtcatttttcttcttcagttAATAATGCTGCCACTTTACTGGCTGAAAACATGTGGGCAATTGGCgaacaaatcagtaggagtattgcctccgatgtgGTAGTTCACCAGGGCATCCAACAGAAAGTAGCAAATTTATATCCAACCTTATGTGAAATAGAAGGTTTAACTATGGATGAACGGTTTCAAGCATTGAGTAAAATTCcggatcatccaactcaaatggtagttttctttagtttaccttctgatgTACGGTTGGAATGGGTTagaagatttcttgctgaccattaa
- the LOC107897540 gene encoding classical arabinogalactan protein 25 — protein sequence MASFCFLLLPIMIMYFIASSPLPSLASRLSSDTPTISASPVSVSDPPLSPFQPLSPDIAPLLPSPGGVVPTTGSSMPTIPSTPSPPNPDDFIAPGPTSAFPPFGPLPVSSSSPIFLLSSLHLTTFSVLVVPYYLLHLL from the coding sequence ATGGCCTCCTTTTGCTTTCTCTTACTACCCATCATGATCATGTATTTCATTGCTTCATCACCTTTGCCATCTTTAGCTTCTAGGCTGAGTTCAGATACACCAACGATATCAGCATCACCAGTATCAGTGTCGGATCCTCCATTGTCCCCTTTCCAACCATTATCACCTGATATTGCTCCTTTGTTGCCATCTCCTGGTGGAGTGGTGCCTACTACTGGCTCATCTATGCCAACCATCCCTTCCACCCCAAGTCCCCCTAACCCCGACGACTTCATCGCCCCCGGTCCAACCTCCGCGTTCCCACCGTTCGGACCATTGCCGGTTTCTTCTTCATCTCCAATATTTTTGCTTTCGTCTCTACACTTGACAACTTTTTCGGTTCTGGTAGTACCTTACTACTTACTGCACCTACTGTAA